Proteins found in one Ascaphus truei isolate aAscTru1 unplaced genomic scaffold, aAscTru1.hap1 HAP1_SCAFFOLD_289, whole genome shotgun sequence genomic segment:
- the LOC142483041 gene encoding uncharacterized protein LOC142483041 isoform X2, with amino-acid sequence MSFQVSTMQLLAEAHNNEEGWFQKQMCALVLKAGSDQGSLGSRGNARGQGGSHATCAEAWPSSSDEGGPSYGAREALVVQKGKSGTAGTRSTSLRGAGTSSTARKRSGPRVELAVRGLEDKGLGAGPDRRFKTPPGTGASKDGAVSEVGTGGGDPGRTVPSSLVGSGNGGVIDIIKASLAPGTWGA; translated from the exons ATGTCCTTTCAGGTCAGCACCATGCAGCTTTTGGCGGAGGCGCACAACAATGAGGAAGGATGGTTTCAGAAGCAGATGTGTGCACTAGTGCTGAAAGCTGGAAGTGATCAAGGAAGTTTGGGCAGTCGTGGAAACGCGAGAGGACAGGGTGGTTCCCATGCTACCTGCGCTGAGGCGTGGCCATCATCAAGTGATGAAGGGGGTCCTAGTTACGGAGCACGGGAAGCGTTGGTGGTGCAGAAGG GTAAATCTGGAACGGCCGGGACGCGGTCGACCTCGCTTCGTGGCGCTGGTACGTCGTCCACGGCTCGCAAGCGGTCCGGGCCTCGGGTTGAGCTTGCTGTCAGAGGCTTAGAGGACAAGGGTCTTGGGgcaggtcccgacaggcggttcaaAACACCGCCGGGGACTGGGGCATCGAAGG ATGGAGCTGTTTCGGAGGTTGGCACCGGGGGCGGAGACCCAGGGCGAACGGTGCCCAGCAGTCTTGTGGGATCTGGTAACGGAGGTGTGATTGATATAATCAAGGCTTCACTCGCCCCGGGTACGTGGGGTGCTTAG
- the LOC142483041 gene encoding uncharacterized protein LOC142483041 isoform X1: MSFQVSTMQLLAEAHNNEEGWFQKQMCALVLKAGSDQGSLGSRGNARGQGGSHATCAEAWPSSSDEGGPSYGAREALVVQKGKSGTAGTRSTSLRGAGTSSTARKRSGPRVELAVRGLEDKGLGAGPDRRFKTPPGTGASKGKRKRVACLGNKGVTLPGIVSSPGPQVLELGLAGDAEARMISAVVKGVQLALLPMTTLLSTKQAVEACKSSERQGGSDSVLDGGSNRGTVGGELAQVSLGGESTAGCTLSTVPKVIQDALASATALPVQVAGQGADLTTVVSLLGEHPVVNSGAGQGTGLGRPLAGSKRLPDAAYGDSCTTISRSLGVHLSKEVKEKIWAGDYVEILSLLPGYNEAVAKSGKKKGEAKKEDVEKRLFPRKFSNWSQAFGILAGVAGEKDPHLCSALFKYQDTIRKAFQKHGGSSFRGSNSLKGVWREHFQVRTSGRGRAGGKQSGVCWRYNESRCNFENCM, translated from the exons ATGTCCTTTCAGGTCAGCACCATGCAGCTTTTGGCGGAGGCGCACAACAATGAGGAAGGATGGTTTCAGAAGCAGATGTGTGCACTAGTGCTGAAAGCTGGAAGTGATCAAGGAAGTTTGGGCAGTCGTGGAAACGCGAGAGGACAGGGTGGTTCCCATGCTACCTGCGCTGAGGCGTGGCCATCATCAAGTGATGAAGGGGGTCCTAGTTACGGAGCACGGGAAGCGTTGGTGGTGCAGAAGG GTAAATCTGGAACGGCCGGGACGCGGTCGACCTCGCTTCGTGGCGCTGGTACGTCGTCCACGGCTCGCAAGCGGTCCGGGCCTCGGGTTGAGCTTGCTGTCAGAGGCTTAGAGGACAAGGGTCTTGGGgcaggtcccgacaggcggttcaaAACACCGCCGGGGACTGGGGCATCGAAGGGTAAGCGAAAAAGAGTTGCTTGTTTGGGAAATAAGGGCGTTACCTTGCCGGGCATTGTTAGCTCCCCTGGGCCACAGGTGTTGGAGTTGGGGTTAGCGGGCGATGCCGAGGCAAGAATGATTAGTGCGGTGGTTAAGGGCGTTCAGTTAGCTTTATTGCCGATGACAACGTTATTATCCACTAAGCAAGCAGTGGAGGCATGCAAGTCAAGTGAGCGGCAGGGGGGGTCAGATTCAGTGCTTGATGGGGGGAGCAACCGTGGAACAGTGGGTGGAGAGTTGGCTCAGGTGTCTTTGGGTGGGGAGAGTACAGCAGGTTGTACCCTTAGCACAGTGCCGAAAGTTATTCAAGATGCGTTGGCATCGGCCACAGCATTGCCGGTGCAGGTGGCGGGACAAGGAGCTGATTTAACGACAGTTGTTAGTTTGTTAGGTGAGCATCCGGTGGTGAATTCAGGTGCTGGGCAGGGGACAGGGCTCGGAAGGCCATTGGCAGGTTCAAAAAGGCTGCCGGATGCGGCCTATGGGGACTCATGTACGACCATATCACGTTCCTTAGGCGTGCATTTGTCAAAGGAAGTAAAGGAAAAGATTTGGGCGGGTGATTACGTTGAGATTTTGTCATTGCTTCCGGGTTACAATGAAGCGGTAGCTAAATccggaaaaaaaaagggggaggctaAAAAGGAGGATGTGGAAAAGCGTCTTTTTCCTCGCAAGTTCAGTAATTGGTCGCAGGCATTTGGGATTTTGGCGGGCGTTGCGGGGGAAAAGGATCCGCATTTATGCTCGGCGCTTTTTAAGTATCAGGATACGATTAGAAAAGCGTTTCAGAAACACGGGGGGTCGTCCTTTCGTGGGTCAAATAGCCTCAAAGGGGTCTGGCGGGAGCATTTTCAGGTGCGCACATCAGGGAGAGGGCGTGCAGGTGGGAAGCAGTCGGGGGTATGTTGGCGTTACAACGAGTCAAGATGCAATTTTGAGAATTGTATGTAG